One window from the genome of Rhodococcus sp. ABRD24 encodes:
- a CDS encoding MetQ/NlpA family ABC transporter substrate-binding protein produces MFLRRTAVLSAAALFTVGLAACSSGGDGETLVISASSTPHVEILEHIANSGAMGDVKLDVKPVTGEIDPNELLVAGDVQANYFQHAPYLADWQKQKGVSDLVAVADVHLEPMGLYSEKITAVDQLADGSTIALPKDTTNFARGLYLLESAGLIQMDVPFADADLSIVMQKNIKANPKNLKFVEIERSQLARNLGDPQITAAVINSNYAIEAGLTPAKDALLSEKVENNPFANLLVVRAADQSDPGIQALAEALESPETATWIQENYSGSVVPVHAAS; encoded by the coding sequence ATGTTTTTGCGCCGCACCGCTGTTCTTTCCGCTGCCGCTCTGTTCACCGTGGGTCTAGCCGCCTGCTCCTCGGGCGGTGACGGGGAGACTTTGGTGATCTCCGCGTCCAGCACCCCGCATGTCGAGATCCTCGAGCACATCGCAAACTCGGGTGCAATGGGTGACGTCAAACTCGACGTCAAGCCGGTCACCGGCGAGATCGACCCCAACGAGCTGCTCGTCGCGGGCGACGTGCAGGCCAACTACTTCCAGCACGCGCCGTATCTCGCCGACTGGCAGAAGCAGAAGGGCGTGAGCGATCTCGTCGCCGTCGCCGACGTGCACCTCGAGCCGATGGGCCTGTACTCGGAGAAGATCACCGCCGTCGATCAGCTCGCCGACGGTTCGACCATCGCGCTGCCCAAGGACACCACCAACTTCGCGCGCGGGCTCTACCTCCTGGAGTCGGCCGGACTGATCCAGATGGACGTCCCGTTCGCCGATGCCGACCTGTCCATCGTCATGCAGAAGAACATCAAGGCCAACCCGAAGAACCTGAAGTTCGTCGAGATCGAGCGGTCACAGCTCGCCCGTAACCTCGGGGATCCGCAGATCACCGCCGCGGTCATCAACTCCAACTACGCGATCGAGGCCGGCCTGACGCCGGCGAAGGACGCGCTGCTGTCGGAGAAGGTCGAGAACAACCCGTTCGCGAACCTGCTCGTCGTTCGCGCCGCCGACCAGAGCGATCCCGGTATCCAGGCGCTCGCCGAGGCCCTCGAGTCGCCGGAGACCGCCACCTGGATCCAGGAGAACTACTCCGGTTCCGTCGTCCCGGTCCACGCGGCCAGCTGA
- a CDS encoding alpha/beta hydrolase produces the protein MESTRVEVVNGTCRVRIGGPESRHTVLLLPDAGDPADVYDAVCARLHDSDLRTVVPESIEGLDESSIIALLDELKLPWVNLVGSGLGAELAWSLASRTFGRFASLVVADRGHPAVPGADGVVRDATCPAVELPTTVVVGSSLGRACADASGRFAYSDFRVVQLDGVENIPVSAAPELATEVVLRTSSW, from the coding sequence ATGGAGTCGACGCGCGTTGAGGTGGTAAACGGGACCTGCAGAGTCCGGATAGGTGGGCCCGAGAGCCGGCACACGGTGCTGCTTCTTCCGGACGCGGGTGACCCGGCGGACGTCTACGACGCTGTCTGTGCGCGGCTGCACGACTCGGATCTGCGGACGGTCGTCCCCGAGAGCATCGAGGGCCTGGACGAGTCGTCGATCATCGCGCTACTGGACGAGTTGAAGCTGCCGTGGGTGAACCTGGTGGGCTCCGGCCTCGGTGCCGAACTCGCGTGGTCACTCGCTTCCCGAACGTTCGGCCGGTTCGCGAGCCTGGTCGTTGCCGACCGCGGCCACCCGGCAGTGCCTGGCGCCGACGGTGTTGTGCGGGACGCGACGTGTCCGGCCGTGGAACTGCCCACCACTGTTGTCGTGGGCAGTTCGCTCGGGCGGGCATGCGCGGACGCCAGCGGCCGGTTTGCCTACTCCGACTTCCGCGTCGTCCAGCTCGACGGGGTCGAGAACATCCCGGTATCGGCTGCTCCCGAGCTGGCAACCGAGGTGGTGCTCCGAACCAGCTCCTGGTAG
- a CDS encoding serine hydrolase domain-containing protein, with the protein MRTALGRSSTVRLIGVAAVAALVITGCSSDDSDTGSSASATTSAASTTAMLQKIDDAALNDIVAGVAQDLQIPGAVAILETPDGNLMVKYGTGTRGQNSPVDTVEHVRIGSNTKTMTGTVILQLTQEGKIALTDPVSKFRPDVPNGDNITIEQLLNMRSGLFNYTETPQLNEALDNEPQKQWKPDELLALAFANPPYFPPGQGYHYSNTNTVLLGLIAENLDSKPLPQIFQSRLFGPLGLTGTSFPGIADSSLPAPHPQGYVYGTNMDTLTDPALPEAMQTAAKDGTLLPNDVTGVNPSWAWAAGAGISTADDLVTWVQALVGGKLLDAELQEQRLASVQPTGPDEGSAQYGWGMAKMGPMFGHTGELPGFNSFMGHDPDNEVTLVVWTNLAPAANGQDPATAMARQIIGKIYPA; encoded by the coding sequence GTGCGTACTGCCCTGGGGAGAAGCTCGACCGTCCGACTGATCGGCGTAGCGGCGGTAGCTGCGCTGGTGATCACGGGATGCTCGTCCGACGATTCCGATACCGGGTCGTCCGCGTCGGCCACGACCAGCGCCGCGTCCACGACGGCGATGTTGCAGAAGATCGACGACGCCGCACTGAACGACATCGTGGCAGGCGTGGCGCAGGACCTTCAAATTCCAGGTGCCGTTGCCATCCTCGAGACCCCTGATGGCAACCTGATGGTCAAGTACGGCACCGGGACCCGTGGACAGAACTCACCGGTCGACACTGTCGAGCACGTACGTATCGGCTCCAACACCAAAACCATGACCGGCACAGTGATCTTGCAGCTCACCCAGGAGGGCAAGATTGCGCTGACGGACCCGGTCTCGAAGTTCCGGCCCGATGTGCCCAATGGCGACAACATCACGATCGAGCAGCTGCTGAACATGCGCAGCGGACTCTTCAACTACACAGAGACCCCGCAACTCAACGAGGCTCTCGACAACGAGCCGCAGAAGCAGTGGAAGCCCGACGAACTGCTGGCGCTCGCGTTCGCGAATCCGCCGTACTTCCCGCCCGGACAGGGCTACCACTACTCCAATACCAACACCGTGCTGCTCGGACTCATAGCCGAGAATCTGGACAGCAAGCCGCTGCCCCAAATCTTCCAGTCGCGGCTCTTCGGCCCGCTCGGCCTGACCGGTACTTCGTTCCCCGGTATCGCCGACAGCTCGCTCCCGGCGCCCCACCCGCAGGGCTACGTCTACGGGACGAACATGGACACGTTGACCGACCCGGCCTTGCCCGAGGCGATGCAGACCGCGGCGAAGGACGGAACCCTGCTGCCCAACGATGTCACCGGCGTCAACCCGTCTTGGGCATGGGCGGCCGGTGCCGGCATTTCGACTGCCGACGACCTCGTCACGTGGGTGCAGGCGCTGGTTGGCGGGAAGCTGCTCGATGCCGAACTGCAGGAACAGCGCCTCGCCAGCGTGCAGCCGACCGGCCCGGACGAAGGATCTGCTCAATACGGTTGGGGCATGGCGAAAATGGGGCCGATGTTCGGCCACACCGGTGAGCTGCCCGGGTTCAATTCGTTCATGGGACACGATCCCGACAACGAGGTGACCCTGGTGGTGTGGACCAACCTGGCACCGGCCGCGAACGGGCAGGATCCGGCGACCGCCATGGCCAGGCAGATCATCGGCAAGATCTATCCCGCATAG
- a CDS encoding 2-oxoglutarate and iron-dependent oxygenase domain-containing protein, producing the protein MSAHSLPIIDLEHLDVDALRTVTHEIGFFYLTGHGIDQQLTDALIATAREFFALPEADKLEIENSNSPHFRGYTRVGGERTQGYIDWREQLDIGPERDAVDPIDPSRPWDVLHGPNLWPTAVPRLRELALGWSLQAQDAGLRLIRGWAQSLDAPADFFDTAFADPDPLLKIARYPGHDGSVTDQGVGSHKDVGALTLLYPEPDSTGFQVETDGGWLDVAPLPGHLLVNIGELLEVATGGYLKATVHRVLPPPAGKDRVSLPFFLNPGYDQALPAIPLSPELAAEAVGVGPDQHGGTLHARYGLNALKSRLRAHPNVTERYHRDLLDLPALRG; encoded by the coding sequence ATGTCCGCCCATTCACTCCCGATCATCGACCTGGAGCATCTCGACGTCGACGCGCTGCGCACCGTCACGCACGAGATCGGCTTCTTCTATCTGACCGGTCACGGCATCGACCAGCAGCTCACCGATGCCCTGATCGCCACGGCGCGGGAGTTCTTCGCGCTGCCCGAGGCCGACAAACTCGAGATCGAGAACAGCAACTCGCCGCACTTTCGCGGATACACCCGGGTCGGCGGCGAGCGCACGCAGGGCTACATCGACTGGCGCGAGCAGCTCGACATCGGACCCGAGCGGGACGCGGTCGATCCGATCGACCCGTCGCGCCCGTGGGACGTGCTGCACGGCCCCAACCTGTGGCCTACCGCCGTCCCGCGCCTGCGCGAACTCGCGCTCGGGTGGTCGCTCCAGGCCCAGGACGCCGGCCTGCGGCTGATCCGCGGCTGGGCGCAGTCCCTCGATGCGCCGGCCGACTTCTTCGACACCGCGTTCGCCGATCCCGATCCGCTGCTCAAGATCGCGCGCTACCCGGGCCACGACGGCTCGGTCACCGACCAGGGCGTGGGCAGCCACAAGGACGTGGGAGCGCTGACCCTGCTCTACCCGGAGCCCGACAGCACCGGTTTCCAGGTGGAAACAGATGGCGGCTGGCTCGACGTCGCGCCGCTGCCCGGACACCTGCTGGTGAACATCGGGGAACTGCTGGAGGTCGCTACCGGCGGCTACCTCAAGGCGACGGTGCACCGGGTGCTGCCGCCGCCGGCCGGCAAGGATCGGGTGTCGCTGCCCTTCTTCCTCAACCCCGGGTACGACCAGGCGCTGCCGGCCATCCCGCTGTCGCCCGAACTCGCGGCCGAGGCTGTCGGCGTCGGCCCGGACCAGCACGGCGGCACCCTGCACGCCCGCTACGGTCTCAACGCCCTCAAGTCGCGTCTGCGCGCTCACCCCAATGTCACCGAGCGGTACCACCGCGACCTGCTCGACCTGCCCGCCCTGCGCGGCTGA